The Nocardia sp. NBC_01329 sequence ACGACTCGGATCACTGCTGGGTGAGACCTCCATTGTTGCAAGTCGAGTATGGAGTGCTGTCGGCGATCGTGCGATGGCGCTCTCGCACTGCGCATTTGCTCGCAAGCTGGCAGACAGCATGCGTGATCCGGTCATCGGAGGGGTGGCTCGGATATTCGAAAGCAACTTGCGGTCGGATGCGGCGACGTTGATCGGCTCGGATGGCGACGTAATCATTGGTCTGCGGATACTCAGAGACGCTGCGACGATGACGGATAGCTTGCCGCCTGCCGCCAGGGCAAGGATAGGCGCCGAGCTTGCCCAGGCATATGCGGTGCTCGAGCTCGATCGGGAGTGCCAGGACGCGCTGTCTCGCGCACAGCGCGCAGTTGACGACATTGATGAAGTTGACCGTACTGGGCTTTTCAGTGACTGGGATGCGAGTCGGCTTCTTGTCTACGAAGGCACTTGCTGGCTCTTCCTGAACAAGCCCCGGAAAGCCATCGTTGCTCTCGACGCGGCACTGAGCACAACTGGATACGGGAACCGGAATGTGGGGCTCGCCGCACAGGTCGACCTGGCGAGCGCATACAACCAGATCGGCGAACTCGAAGAGGGGTGTCGGATTCTCGGAGAAACCCACAGCAGTCTCGTTGCCATGGGTAACCAACGTGGTATCGAACGTGCACATCGGGCAATCGAGAGAACCACACCGTGGCGCAACGAGCAGCCTGTCCGGGCGCTCCGGGAACGGATCCGAAGTACCGAGATTCAGTGAGCGGTACCGGTCAGGGATTGGACCGCGGAAACAACCGAGTCCGGATCCAAGGCATCGAGGATCTCATCGGGAGAGTGTTCCAGTAATTCGCTGTGCTTCATCCGGTGCGTTACGACGATAACCCGAAAGCCGGCATGCCGAGCACAATAGATATCGTTCGGAGCGTCACCTATAACCACAGTCTGCGAAATG is a genomic window containing:
- a CDS encoding helix-turn-helix domain-containing protein, with translation MQEGNVERVVVPDHNRQRAQVADELAREIKRRRLAAGLSQRELATRIGYTRQYVSMTEWEDANLPSRDLVAAIDAGLDADGELMALHDQIKQKRKAARRDVSRVDTAGSADKRSECVPIGVLGPCTHPGALSEAIDFDMPLDREQIGAHLRSQRMSEHAITSLVEVTRLLAGQRQSVAPGALLGPIEAHRDTVSALFRNTSDSRLKERLGSLLGETSIVASRVWSAVGDRAMALSHCAFARKLADSMRDPVIGGVARIFESNLRSDAATLIGSDGDVIIGLRILRDAATMTDSLPPAARARIGAELAQAYAVLELDRECQDALSRAQRAVDDIDEVDRTGLFSDWDASRLLVYEGTCWLFLNKPRKAIVALDAALSTTGYGNRNVGLAAQVDLASAYNQIGELEEGCRILGETHSSLVAMGNQRGIERAHRAIERTTPWRNEQPVRALRERIRSTEIQ